TTGGGAAGAGTGCTCTAATGCTGGGTGTGAGTCTCAGGATTGCTTTGCCTAAAGCTTCAAAatgccctctccctcctccaaacaaaaacatactcttttgttttatataagggcagatttaaattaaaaaaaaaaaaattaacaaaaaatctTTTTCCACTTATAAATTCTGGTGTATTTTATAATCTATATTGAATTCTAAGGAAAAGTTGAGAATTCTCACAAAACCTAGTTTCTGCAGTATAATTCTTATTGGAGttattctgctttgtttttataattagatCTTGATATAATTTGAGCCAAGTTGGGAATTCCATGTCCTCCATCCTTATCTTAAGGCAGAAGAGATTGCACTCTATGCCTGATAAAATTAACAGGCTGGACACTAGTAGTTGTTTCACTATTCTACGTACTGACTGACTTAGCACCCTAATTGTGTCTTTACTCCCTTTCCAATGAAATGCCTGGGGAGTGGAGGACCCACGTTTTTCACACTGTCACCAGAAGGTTTCTCAGAGTTGGATGGTTAATGCCATCTTTAAGACCTTACAAAACTTGTATGTGTTTAGCATGTTTCTTTAAGGATAATGTCCAGGAATGTATATTTGGCCAGGATCATCATTTAGCAAAAAccacattaaataaaaaacaaaagcaaaactgatgTGCCCTATGTTAAACAAACCTACAAATGAAAACTCAGCTGGTAAAGTAGGCTGTGGTCTGATTGTATGCGATGTTTGACTTTATTAGGTAGGTGATGGGAAGTATCCGTGTATTTGAGTAGGGAATATAAGATCTGATGTTTTAGAGTTCATTCATGAGAGACTGGCAAGATTGAAAACAGGAAGATTGGCTACAAAGTTATGTGAAAAGGCTAAGACTCCTGCACTAGGTAGTAATAGTAGCTGATACTGATTTCAGAAAAAGCCAACTGAATCCTGCTTAGGGCAGTTTTTCTGCAGAATAATATTTGTTCATTCCTGTTTTATTAGGAAAGACAAATGGTAGTGACCAGAAGAGTGTTTCATCTCATACAGAAAGTCAGCTCAACAAAGAGTCCAAGAAAAATGCGACCCAGCTAGACCATTTGATCCCAGGCTTAGCACATGATTGCATGGCATTCCCTTTAGCCACTTCAACCACTGCAGACATCCAGGAAGCTGGACTCTCGCCTCAGTCCCTCCAGACTTCTGGCCACCACAGAACTGAGCTATCTTTGCTCCAGTCTGATACTCTAGACTGTGCTGGAGAGAGTAATACCCCATTGGCTTTTTCCTTCACTGAGGACTTGGAAAGTTCTTGTTTGCTAgaccaaaaggaagaaaaaggggatTCTGCCAGGAAATGGGAATGGCTTCATGGGTCTAAGAAGAACTATCAGAGTATGGAGAAACACACCAAACTACCTGGGGACAAATGCTGTCAGCCCTTAGGCAAGactaaattggaaagaaagatgtCTGCCAAAGAAAACAGGCAGGCCCCTGTCCTCCTTCAAACATACAGGGAATCCTGGAATGGAGAAAACATAGAATCAGTGAAACAAAGCTCTTGTCCGGTTTCTGTGTTTTCCTGGgacaatgaaaacaatgacaaGGACTCCTGGAGTCAGCTTTTCACTGAAGATTCTCAAGGTCAGCGGGTCATTGCCCACAACACTAGAGCTCCTTTTCAAGATGTAACGAATAACTGGAATTGTGACTTAGGGCTGTTTCCTGATAGTTCCTGGGCTCAGTGCCAGGAGGATGGGCCAACTCAAAATCTGAAGCCTGATTTGCTCTTTACCCAGGACTCTGAAGGTAATCAAGTTATCAGGCACCAATTCTAAATGTTTTGAAGCTTTCTTCCTAAAAGTACCTTGAAATGACAGAGATGTAGGAAAATACAGTTGTGGGTGGAGAGACGAGTGAGTTTGTTTAGGTGGGAAGGTGGCATGGGATGCAGTTATCATTACTGAGCATCTTCCCTATGTAAATAAAGGGCAGTACCATTGTTAAGACACTGGGTTTGGCATCATGGTTTTCCCTCAGGAAGATGGTGGCTGGTAAATTCCCTGAACAAGTCTATGATGAACACTGAGGCAGCACGGTGAGTATTTCTCTCTCCATGAAAGCGCCTAGTTGCATAGTTGGTAATTAAAccattatcaattttatttttgaaaatgcaacTGTAATAGTATATGCTGTCATTGCCCTGAGTCTGATCTGAACCAGAGTCTAGTTTGACCTGTCTTCTACCCAAGGCATTATCCTTTGTTGTTGATATGGTACCTAAGAGGCTTAAACAATCTCTAGGCGACAAACTTGCAGGTTATAAGAtagaactgctttttttttttaacttaaattttagttttttgagacatggtcttgctgtgttgcccaggctggagtacagtggcatgaacacagttcattgcagcct
The genomic region above belongs to Piliocolobus tephrosceles isolate RC106 chromosome 1, ASM277652v3, whole genome shotgun sequence and contains:
- the AUNIP gene encoding aurora kinase A and ninein-interacting protein, translated to MRRTGPEEEACGVWLDAAALKRRKVQTHLIKPGTKMLTLLPGERKASIYFTQRRAPSTGIHQRSIASFFTLQPGKTNGSDQKSVSSHTESQLNKESKKNATQLDHLIPGLAHDCMAFPLATSTTADIQEAGLSPQSLQTSGHHRTELSLLQSDTLDCAGESNTPLAFSFTEDLESSCLLDQKEEKGDSARKWEWLHGSKKNYQSMEKHTKLPGDKCCQPLGKTKLERKMSAKENRQAPVLLQTYRESWNGENIESVKQSSCPVSVFSWDNENNDKDSWSQLFTEDSQGQRVIAHNTRAPFQDVTNNWNCDLGLFPDSSWAQCQEDGPTQNLKPDLLFTQDSEGNQVIRHQF